Sequence from the Amaranthus tricolor cultivar Red isolate AtriRed21 chromosome 1, ASM2621246v1, whole genome shotgun sequence genome:
ACTTGGCTTTCTCAATAATCTTGTCGAGTACTGGTTCGACTTTGTTAACTCGAGTGCTAACAGACCTAAAGATCGGGAAATCTGACATTGGCAAATTTGCAATCTCGGCAGCTGTGTACTCTGAGTTGGTAACTATATTGATAGTGTGCATTGGATACATCATTTTTCAACCAGAGAGTAATTTTCAGGTGCGTCACAGAACACCTGACCAGCATGAATATTTCAAAGGGCACGGTGTTATCCCTCTTGGTGTGGCATTGGTGGTGCAAATCATCTTAACACTGGTGGCAGGACCTATAATATTGAGTTGGGTCAATAGCGCAAATCCTCATGGAAAGACCTTTAAAGGCTCACATTTAGTGCTCTCAGTTGCATTTACAGTGAGTATCGGATGCATTTCTCCCCTTATGGGATTTAGCCCTGTGCTTAGCGCATTTGTTACTGGGGTTTTCTTACCTCGAGAAGGGAGAGTTTCACAGTTTGTTGTCAATAAAGTTAATTACTTCTTGACCTTTGTTTTTTATCCATACTTTGCCTTTTGGGTAGGGTTGGAAGCACAATTTGGTCGATTTGAGTTTAAGACGCTTGGTTCTTGGGCAAGGTTGTTTGGTCTTTTTGCTGTTGGAACGGTCGGAAAGATCATTGGAGCCCTTATATCAgggttaatttttaaatttcagtGGAGTGATTCCATAATTCTTGCACTGCTTTTAAACGTTAAAGGCCAGTTACACATATACCTGACCATCATCGCCATGAAGGTATgcatcttttcttttttttttctttttgttgaaCTCAAATTCCACAAACTTATAATAATGATTTTACCAGCTTATATTAGCAAGAGCATAGGGCATAGGCAAGTTTCTAGTGGCATACATTGATAATATATTAGGGCCTCAACCATCGGCTTAAGCTTTTGCAATGAGTAAAATTCATGTGTTGTTCCTTTCTTAATTGCCTTTTGCAATGAGTGGATGCAGAATGATATAATGAGTTATTCAACGTGTATTGGCATGATATTAGCAATGTTCCTGAAGATAGTCTACGTCCCAATGATTGCAAGATACATCATTCGACGTGCTAGGAAACGATTGCCAAACCAGCCTCTGGCATTGCAATGGCATGATCCTACCAAGGAGCTTCGTATCCTATTATGTCTTCATGGCCCGGAAAACGTTCCTTCTGCCATTAATTTTATGGAGATTACAAAGGGAAGTGGCGACCCCGGCATATTAGTCTATGCTACTGATATGATACAACTCACAGACGAGATTGCGTCCACAATGGTTTCAAGTGGAATAGATGATGTAGAGGTAACAGATGCAAATGTGGTCCAACTTAGGAAGAAAATTACTAATACACTACAAGAATATATAGATGAACATGGTGATGGAGTCACTCTTCAAAGAGCCATGGCCTTATCTACTTATAACACCATGAATCAGGAGATTTATAACTTAGCAGAGGATTCAATGATTAGCCTTGTTGTCCTTCCATTTCATATCACTCTTACAAATGATGAAAAGGCATATGAAAACAATATAGGGTTCAGACATGTTAACCGGAAGGTAATAATATTATGCTTATAATACTACTTTTCTAATTGAAAACGTTTTATATTACATACATGTCGAATGTTTTCTTTACAGGTGCTTCGGAATGCCCCATGCTCTGTTGCAATCATGGTAGATCGAGGTTTTGGCGCAATCAGGCAAATATCAAAATCAAGCAGCAGTGTTCTAAACACTGTTGTTATATTCATTGGTGGCAAGGATGATAGGGAAGCATTAGCTTATGCAGGTCGTATAGCCTACCATCGTGGAGTGAAGCTAACAGTAATGAGATTCTTAGTAGACACGGAAGCAGATAATTGTAATACCTCTACTAAAAGGACATCTCAACAAGAAGAAGAGATGAAACATGACGATGAATGTTTCGCAAATTTCTACGAGAAGCATGTTGCAGGAGGAAAAGTATCATACATGGAAAAACACTTGGTTAATTCAGCACAAGCTTACACAACATTAAGATCATTAGAAGGGCGCTATGGATTGTTTATAGTTGGGCAAGGAGGAAGAGTTAATTCAATGTTGACAATGGGGATGAATGATTGGGAGCAATGTCCAGAATTAGGACCTTTAGGGGATATTCTTTCAGGTCCAAACTTTTCCACCACTGCTTCTGTTTTAATTGTTCAACAACACAATCCTAAAGTTGAACCGAGGGGTGCAGATAATGAATTTTGCATTATGTGATAGCCCTAGTCCTATTAATTTGTATACTTCATGATCATGCTTGTGGTAGGAATTTGGAAACTCCATCATTTAGTATCTATATAGTATACAAGTATGATTAGTAAAATACAACTATATACATGTACTCCATCAATTGTGTTGGCTTGATTTCAATATGTTATGGACTTATGGCATAAAATTTTTTACTCTGGCTCATTTTTCTATACCCAATTCTAACATCTCGCTATTTTCATCATACCTATTCATTTTGTTCATAAA
This genomic interval carries:
- the LOC130828276 gene encoding cation/H(+) antiporter 28 translates to MVSDGTNCNDAISHVATSVICFISLLGICHGVHILLKPLSQPRIISEIIVGLFLGNLPFVRSGILHIKSDNNGLQNMKFLTDFGMTLYMFALGLEMDPLVLFRIPKREAIVAYTGMFFTFVLTSCTASFLRYGMHPNIKFDLAFSIILSSTGSTLLTRVLTDLKIGKSDIGKFAISAAVYSELVTILIVCIGYIIFQPESNFQVRHRTPDQHEYFKGHGVIPLGVALVVQIILTLVAGPIILSWVNSANPHGKTFKGSHLVLSVAFTVSIGCISPLMGFSPVLSAFVTGVFLPREGRVSQFVVNKVNYFLTFVFYPYFAFWVGLEAQFGRFEFKTLGSWARLFGLFAVGTVGKIIGALISGLIFKFQWSDSIILALLLNVKGQLHIYLTIIAMKNDIMSYSTCIGMILAMFLKIVYVPMIARYIIRRARKRLPNQPLALQWHDPTKELRILLCLHGPENVPSAINFMEITKGSGDPGILVYATDMIQLTDEIASTMVSSGIDDVEVTDANVVQLRKKITNTLQEYIDEHGDGVTLQRAMALSTYNTMNQEIYNLAEDSMISLVVLPFHITLTNDEKAYENNIGFRHVNRKVLRNAPCSVAIMVDRGFGAIRQISKSSSSVLNTVVIFIGGKDDREALAYAGRIAYHRGVKLTVMRFLVDTEADNCNTSTKRTSQQEEEMKHDDECFANFYEKHVAGGKVSYMEKHLVNSAQAYTTLRSLEGRYGLFIVGQGGRVNSMLTMGMNDWEQCPELGPLGDILSGPNFSTTASVLIVQQHNPKVEPRGADNEFCIM